A portion of the Lysinibacillus timonensis genome contains these proteins:
- a CDS encoding sigma factor regulator N-terminal domain-containing protein yields the protein MDSPIQKALTKAKRKQWIFITLISIVVCVILLFTFYRLGNFLAAQNTMRLHDRLFLQHAISQPNVNIDSQVTANSSMFGGNIITNRSKDINGYLVPWSTLTSSYSWFGASIDYNELVPGFHSSGNNHFEYDKQTKQKVATFYHPDIDEYYDGVENQLEEIVQMENYVAEVAISFKEPLTIEQVRQNIPQNLNIAWLYMTSRIVDEEVGPSGLPVYGYADSDLTKEAFDGFINDLKEYDKDQSIEEIQQYIKKNENKPFNEVTILGVMLTGRTENFKELLDKDFIRGASVGVTAPTVPYIQPTK from the coding sequence ATGGATTCACCGATTCAAAAAGCATTAACAAAAGCAAAAAGAAAACAATGGATATTCATTACGCTTATTTCTATTGTCGTTTGTGTCATTTTACTATTTACATTTTATCGACTTGGAAATTTTTTAGCTGCTCAAAATACAATGCGGTTACATGACAGATTATTTTTACAACACGCAATTTCTCAACCTAATGTTAATATTGATTCTCAGGTAACAGCAAATTCCTCAATGTTTGGGGGAAACATTATTACAAATCGCTCTAAAGATATAAATGGCTATCTCGTTCCTTGGAGTACATTAACGAGTTCATATTCGTGGTTTGGTGCCTCCATTGACTACAACGAACTAGTTCCTGGCTTTCATTCAAGTGGGAATAATCATTTTGAATACGATAAACAAACAAAGCAAAAAGTGGCAACCTTTTATCATCCAGACATTGATGAATATTATGACGGTGTTGAAAATCAACTCGAAGAAATTGTTCAAATGGAAAACTACGTTGCTGAAGTAGCAATCTCATTTAAAGAGCCATTAACTATCGAGCAAGTTCGTCAAAACATACCCCAAAATTTAAATATAGCTTGGCTATATATGACGTCAAGAATTGTAGATGAAGAAGTTGGACCATCAGGTTTACCAGTTTATGGTTATGCGGATTCCGATCTTACAAAAGAAGCATTTGATGGATTTATCAATGATTTAAAAGAATATGATAAAGATCAATCCATTGAAGAAATCCAACAATATATTAAAAAGAATGAAAACAAACCATTTAATGAAGTTACCATATTAGGAGTTATGTTAACAGGTCGTACAGAAAATTTTAAAGAGTTGTTAGACAAGGACTTTATTCGAGGGGCATCAGTCGGAGTAACTGCACCGACTGTTCCGTATATTCAGCCAACAAAATAA
- a CDS encoding RNA polymerase sigma factor, translated as MKQKNAFTSYLIHVGEEVFLLLRSKGASKEDAEDIIQNTFYKIYSMLTDLDEKGIRPWFYRVALNEFIDLKRRRFQHNTPLSDEIQSKLTSGNADFEQLFNQDEIMYLLKNVKKEYREIFFLKYYYDLSYEEIAQLLHLQVDNVKQKLYRARKTIRTEVGGIKAWIHRFKKH; from the coding sequence ATGAAACAGAAAAACGCATTCACCTCCTATCTAATTCACGTTGGAGAGGAAGTGTTTCTACTTTTACGCTCAAAAGGAGCATCAAAAGAAGATGCAGAAGACATTATCCAAAATACATTTTATAAAATTTATTCTATGTTAACTGACCTAGACGAGAAAGGAATTCGTCCATGGTTTTACCGGGTCGCCCTTAATGAATTTATTGATTTAAAGCGGAGAAGGTTTCAGCATAATACCCCACTTTCTGATGAAATCCAATCAAAATTAACGAGTGGGAATGCTGATTTTGAACAGCTTTTTAATCAAGATGAAATCATGTATTTGCTTAAAAATGTAAAAAAGGAATATAGAGAGATTTTCTTTTTGAAATATTACTACGACTTATCTTACGAGGAAATCGCACAATTACTTCATTTACAGGTGGATAATGTAAAACAAAAGTTATACCGAGCAAGAAAAACAATTCGTACAGAAGTTGGAGGGATTAAAGCATGGATTCACCGATTCAAAAAGCATTAA